In a single window of the Pontibacter russatus genome:
- a CDS encoding glycoside hydrolase family 127 protein, whose amino-acid sequence MKKTLYAAFAFTLLLPGAFAQAQHVEPVKFSKVTITDGFWKPRIDQVATVTIPVCIEQTEVKTPRIRNFEIAAGLKEGKFEGIFYDDSDVYKALEAIAYSLNNRPDAELEQKADQWIDLIAKAQQPDGYINTYYTLQFPEKRWTDMSMHEDYNGGHLIEAAVAYYDATGKKKLLDVATKFADHFASLFGPGKQHWVTGHQELELALVKLYKTTGNKKYLDMADWLLAERGRKVAKGYTWTDWKDTAYAQDVLPVKLQKQITGHAVRAMYMYTGAADVATQTGDKGYMNAMKDVWEDVVYRNMYITGGIGSSGRNEGFSEDYDLPNEQAYSETCASVGMVFWNQRMNSLTGDSKYADVLERSLYNGALDGLSLSGDRFFYGNPLASKGQHQRSEWFGTACCPANISRLIASLGNYIYAQAGDGIWVNLYVGSNTTFDIGNKQIPVEMKTNYPWEGNVAITLNPKSATKSALHLRIPGWVQGDPVPGDLYSFMDQAPATFTVLLNGKPVPYKMDKGYAVVDRKWKKGDKLELNFPMEVKKVVSKESLVYNNNRIALQRGPLVYCVEGVDNDKQAWNMVVPANTVFDAAYNKDLLNGVVTLKAEVPVVNVGADGLSATTSKKTITAIPYYAWANRGKSPMQVWLPTKINDIKLNY is encoded by the coding sequence ATGAAAAAGACATTATATGCCGCATTCGCTTTCACCTTGCTCCTGCCAGGCGCTTTTGCGCAGGCACAGCATGTGGAGCCGGTGAAATTCTCCAAAGTCACCATCACGGATGGCTTTTGGAAACCCCGCATCGACCAGGTGGCCACGGTGACGATTCCGGTCTGCATTGAGCAAACGGAGGTGAAAACCCCGCGTATCCGGAACTTCGAGATCGCGGCCGGGCTGAAGGAGGGCAAGTTTGAAGGCATCTTCTACGATGATTCGGATGTCTACAAGGCGCTGGAGGCGATTGCCTATTCGCTGAACAACAGGCCGGACGCTGAACTGGAGCAGAAGGCGGACCAGTGGATTGACCTGATTGCCAAGGCCCAGCAGCCGGACGGCTATATCAACACCTATTACACGCTGCAGTTTCCGGAGAAGCGCTGGACGGACATGAGCATGCACGAGGATTATAACGGCGGCCACCTGATCGAAGCTGCCGTCGCCTACTACGATGCAACCGGCAAAAAGAAGTTGCTCGACGTTGCCACCAAATTCGCGGACCATTTCGCTTCCTTGTTTGGCCCCGGAAAGCAACATTGGGTGACGGGCCACCAGGAACTGGAACTGGCCCTGGTAAAGCTGTATAAAACCACCGGCAACAAAAAATACCTGGACATGGCAGACTGGCTACTGGCAGAGCGCGGCCGTAAAGTGGCCAAGGGATATACCTGGACCGACTGGAAAGACACGGCCTATGCCCAGGACGTGCTGCCGGTAAAGCTGCAGAAGCAGATCACGGGCCATGCGGTGCGGGCCATGTATATGTACACCGGCGCGGCGGATGTGGCTACCCAGACAGGCGACAAAGGCTATATGAACGCCATGAAAGACGTATGGGAGGATGTGGTGTACCGCAACATGTACATCACGGGCGGCATCGGTTCTTCAGGCCGGAACGAGGGGTTCTCGGAGGATTATGATCTGCCGAACGAGCAGGCCTACAGCGAGACCTGTGCCTCCGTGGGGATGGTTTTCTGGAACCAGCGCATGAACTCCCTCACCGGCGACAGCAAGTATGCCGATGTGCTGGAACGCAGCCTGTATAACGGCGCCCTGGACGGGTTGTCGCTGAGCGGCGACCGGTTCTTTTACGGCAACCCGCTGGCCTCGAAGGGACAGCACCAGCGCAGCGAGTGGTTTGGCACCGCCTGTTGCCCCGCCAACATCTCCCGCCTGATCGCCTCCCTCGGAAACTATATCTACGCGCAGGCAGGCGACGGCATATGGGTGAACCTGTACGTAGGCAGCAACACCACGTTTGACATCGGGAACAAGCAGATTCCGGTAGAGATGAAGACCAATTACCCCTGGGAAGGCAATGTGGCGATCACCCTGAACCCCAAATCAGCGACAAAATCGGCCCTGCACCTGCGCATCCCGGGCTGGGTGCAGGGTGATCCCGTTCCCGGGGATTTATACAGTTTCATGGACCAGGCGCCGGCTACGTTCACGGTGCTGCTGAATGGCAAACCCGTACCGTATAAAATGGACAAAGGCTACGCCGTGGTAGACCGGAAGTGGAAAAAAGGAGATAAGTTAGAGCTGAACTTCCCGATGGAGGTGAAGAAGGTCGTGTCGAAAGAAAGCTTGGTATATAACAACAACAGAATTGCGCTGCAGCGAGGCCCACTGGTGTATTGTGTGGAAGGCGTGGATAACGACAAACAGGCCTGGAACATGGTGGTGCCTGCCAATACCGTTTTCGATGCAGCCTATAATAAGGACCTGCTGAACGGCGTGGTTACCTTGAAGGCAGAAGTGCCCGTGGTGAATGTAGGTGCCGACGGCTTGTCTGCCACTACCTCCAAAAAGACCATCACGGCCATCCCGTACTATGCCTGGGCGAACCGTGGTAAAAGCCCGATGCAGGTCTGGCTTCCCACTAAAATCAACGACATCAAACTGAATTACTGA
- a CDS encoding M1 family metallopeptidase, translating into MANVLFRVLSIFLLLAATAGAYAQTPQFTHQDTLRGSITKERAWWDLTYYHLDVQVNPADSTIRGVNTVQYRVLEPNQTLQLDLQAPMEIEKAVQNGQELKFRRDGNAYFFQVGANGQKGDVNELKVFFGGQPVVSENPPWSGGLTWKKDANGNPFVANSNQGDGASLWWPCKDHMYDEPDSMLISVTVPKHLMDVSNGKLRGVETRNDSTKTYHWFVSNPINNYGVNISVGDYAHFSEVYKGEKGPLNCDYYVLKENLEKAKSQFKDVPRMLQAFEHWFGPYPFYEDGFKLIEVPYLGMEHQSAVTYGNGFQNGYRGRDLSGTGWGLKFDFIIIHESGHEWFANNITYRDIADMWIHESFTNYSEGLFVEYHYGKEAGNAYVIGTRSGIKNDKPIIGTYEVNSRGSGDMYPKGGNMLHTLRQVVNDDGKWRSILRGLNRDFYHQTVTTQQIEGYLSKHTGRNLSAFFDQYLRDVRIPKLEYQYAGNKLRYRWSNSVAGFDMPVLVTLGGKEKWLEPTTAWQEIKTGKNNAPLKVDPNFYVEAAEVSPVP; encoded by the coding sequence ATGGCAAACGTGCTCTTCAGGGTGCTGAGTATTTTCCTGCTGCTGGCCGCCACGGCTGGCGCCTACGCACAAACCCCGCAATTTACGCATCAGGATACCCTGCGCGGTTCTATCACAAAAGAGAGGGCCTGGTGGGACCTGACGTATTACCACCTGGATGTGCAGGTAAACCCTGCAGACAGCACCATCCGGGGAGTAAACACGGTACAGTACCGGGTATTGGAGCCGAATCAGACGCTGCAACTTGACCTGCAGGCGCCGATGGAAATAGAGAAGGCGGTACAGAATGGGCAGGAGCTGAAGTTCAGGAGGGACGGCAACGCTTACTTTTTTCAGGTAGGCGCAAACGGACAAAAAGGAGACGTCAACGAGTTGAAAGTGTTCTTCGGGGGGCAGCCCGTCGTGAGCGAGAACCCTCCCTGGAGCGGCGGCCTGACCTGGAAGAAAGACGCAAACGGAAATCCCTTCGTGGCCAACTCGAACCAGGGTGACGGGGCGAGCCTGTGGTGGCCCTGCAAGGACCATATGTACGATGAGCCGGACAGCATGTTGATCAGTGTAACCGTGCCAAAGCATTTGATGGATGTGTCGAACGGGAAGCTCCGGGGTGTCGAAACACGGAACGACAGCACCAAAACCTATCACTGGTTTGTCTCCAACCCCATCAACAACTACGGCGTGAACATCAGCGTAGGCGACTATGCCCATTTCTCAGAGGTATATAAAGGCGAGAAAGGACCGCTGAACTGCGACTATTATGTACTGAAAGAAAACCTGGAGAAAGCCAAATCGCAGTTCAAGGACGTGCCGCGCATGCTGCAGGCGTTCGAGCACTGGTTCGGGCCATATCCCTTTTATGAGGATGGCTTTAAACTGATAGAGGTTCCGTATCTGGGGATGGAGCACCAGAGCGCGGTTACTTACGGCAACGGCTTCCAGAACGGCTACCGGGGCAGAGACCTGAGCGGCACCGGCTGGGGCCTGAAGTTCGATTTCATCATCATCCATGAATCCGGGCACGAGTGGTTTGCCAATAACATCACCTACCGGGATATAGCCGACATGTGGATTCACGAAAGCTTCACGAATTACTCCGAGGGCCTTTTTGTGGAATACCATTATGGCAAGGAGGCCGGCAATGCCTACGTGATCGGGACGCGCAGCGGCATCAAAAACGACAAGCCTATCATCGGGACGTATGAGGTTAATTCCCGCGGCTCCGGCGATATGTACCCGAAGGGCGGCAACATGCTGCACACCTTGCGGCAGGTGGTAAACGACGACGGGAAGTGGCGCAGCATCCTGCGGGGCCTCAACCGCGACTTCTACCACCAGACCGTGACGACGCAGCAGATCGAGGGTTACCTGAGCAAGCACACGGGGCGCAACCTGTCTGCCTTTTTTGATCAGTACCTGCGCGATGTCCGCATTCCCAAACTCGAGTACCAGTATGCCGGCAACAAGCTCAGGTACAGATGGAGTAACAGCGTAGCAGGGTTTGATATGCCTGTTTTAGTGACGCTCGGAGGAAAAGAAAAATGGCTGGAGCCGACCACAGCCTGGCAGGAAATCAAAACCGGCAAAAATAACGCTCCCCTGAAAGTAGACCCTAATTTTTATGTCGAGGCCGCTGAAGTTTCGCCCGTACCTTAA
- a CDS encoding dihydrodipicolinate synthase family protein yields the protein MTVKWEGVFPAVTTKFTEDDRLNMAAFLKNVEAQLAAGVNGIILGGTLGEASTLSEEEKAVLVRETVSFSAGRVPVILNIAEQTTAGAIAAAAAARRDGASGLMLLPPMRYKADARETVAFFKAVAASTDLPIMIYNNPIDYRILVTLDMFGELAACDNIQAVKESTREAGNITRMRNRFGDRFRLLCGVDTIALESLVLGADGWVAGLVCAFPAETVAIYELVKAGRLAEAVDLNRWFFPLLELDVHPKLVQNIKLAEVHTGLGTEQVRLPRLPLEGEEREQVLAIIQKALQSRPRLPEIPEKQQVSQKDRVAAE from the coding sequence ATGACGGTAAAATGGGAGGGAGTATTCCCGGCGGTGACCACTAAGTTCACCGAAGACGACAGGCTCAATATGGCGGCCTTTTTAAAGAACGTAGAAGCGCAGCTTGCGGCAGGCGTAAACGGCATCATCCTGGGGGGCACGCTGGGCGAGGCGAGCACGCTGAGCGAGGAGGAAAAGGCGGTGCTGGTGCGCGAAACAGTGTCTTTCTCGGCTGGCCGGGTGCCCGTTATCCTCAACATCGCGGAGCAAACCACAGCCGGCGCTATCGCAGCGGCAGCGGCGGCGCGCCGGGACGGGGCCAGCGGACTGATGCTGCTGCCGCCCATGCGTTACAAGGCCGATGCCCGCGAGACGGTGGCCTTCTTCAAGGCGGTGGCTGCCTCCACCGATCTTCCCATCATGATCTACAACAACCCGATCGATTACCGCATTCTGGTGACGCTGGACATGTTCGGGGAGCTGGCTGCGTGCGACAACATTCAGGCGGTGAAAGAGTCGACGCGGGAGGCAGGCAACATCACCCGGATGCGTAACCGGTTCGGCGACAGGTTCCGCCTGCTTTGCGGGGTAGACACCATCGCCCTAGAGAGCCTGGTGCTCGGAGCCGACGGCTGGGTGGCCGGTTTGGTGTGCGCTTTCCCTGCCGAGACGGTGGCCATATATGAGTTGGTGAAGGCAGGGCGGCTGGCCGAGGCGGTGGACCTCAACCGCTGGTTCTTCCCGCTGCTGGAACTGGACGTGCATCCCAAGTTGGTGCAGAACATCAAACTGGCCGAGGTACACACGGGGCTGGGCACCGAGCAGGTACGCCTGCCGCGCCTGCCGCTGGAGGGAGAGGAGCGCGAGCAGGTGCTGGCTATCATCCAAAAGGCGCTCCAGTCAAGGCCTCGGCTCCCGGAGATCCCGGAAAAGCAACAGGTATCTCAAAAGGACAGGGTGGCGGCCGAATAA
- a CDS encoding 4-hydroxyproline epimerase: MARKTFFCIDAHTCGNPVRLVAGGGPMLQGANISEKRQHFLREFDWIRKGLMFEPRGHDMMSGSILYPPDDPSNDIAVLYIETSGCLPMCGHGTIGTVTIALEEGLITPKTPGRLRLETPAGLVKVAYTQEGKKIKTVKLTNVASYLEAEALTIECPDLGELTLDVAYGGNFYAIIDPQQHFPGLQEFTADKLISWSRVLRARLNEKYSFVHPENETIRGLSHILWTGDTLQPGSTARNAVFYGDKAIDRSPCGTGTSARMAQWYTKGLLKPGQEFIHESYIGSIFKGTIEGETSVGGKPAILPGIEGWAMITGLNTIYLDDEDPYVHGFQVI, encoded by the coding sequence ATGGCAAGAAAGACTTTCTTTTGCATCGATGCCCACACCTGCGGCAACCCGGTGCGCTTAGTGGCAGGCGGCGGCCCCATGCTGCAGGGGGCCAACATCAGCGAAAAGCGGCAGCACTTCCTGCGGGAGTTCGACTGGATAAGAAAGGGCCTGATGTTTGAGCCGCGCGGCCACGACATGATGTCCGGCAGCATCCTCTATCCGCCCGACGACCCGTCGAACGATATCGCGGTGCTCTACATCGAGACAAGCGGCTGCCTGCCCATGTGCGGCCATGGCACCATCGGCACCGTGACGATTGCGCTGGAAGAAGGTCTGATAACGCCCAAAACACCAGGCCGGCTGCGCCTGGAGACACCCGCTGGCCTGGTAAAAGTAGCCTATACGCAGGAAGGCAAAAAGATAAAGACAGTGAAGCTGACGAATGTGGCTTCTTACCTGGAGGCCGAGGCCCTCACCATCGAATGCCCGGACTTAGGTGAACTGACACTGGATGTAGCCTATGGCGGAAACTTCTACGCGATCATCGACCCGCAGCAGCACTTCCCCGGCCTGCAGGAATTCACGGCAGACAAGCTGATCTCCTGGAGCCGCGTGCTCAGGGCCCGCCTGAATGAAAAGTATTCGTTTGTGCATCCGGAGAACGAAACCATCAGAGGCCTTTCCCACATCCTCTGGACCGGCGACACCCTGCAGCCTGGTTCCACGGCACGCAACGCCGTCTTCTACGGCGACAAAGCCATCGACCGCTCGCCCTGCGGCACCGGCACCTCGGCAAGGATGGCCCAGTGGTACACAAAGGGCCTGCTGAAGCCGGGGCAGGAGTTTATCCACGAAAGCTATATAGGCTCCATCTTCAAAGGCACCATTGAGGGCGAAACCAGCGTGGGAGGCAAGCCGGCGATACTGCCCGGCATTGAAGGATGGGCCATGATCACCGGCCTCAACACCATCTACCTGGATGACGAAGACCCCTATGTACACGGATTTCAAGTGATATGA
- a CDS encoding NAD(P)/FAD-dependent oxidoreductase, with translation MRSVVIVGGGIIGLFTAYYLSEEGFEVTILDKGDLSNSCSIGNAGMIVPSHIVPLASPGIITKGLKWMFSSTSPFYIHPRLDLRLAQWCLLFYKAATKKHVAYSIPYLKNLSLLSKCLYMQLAEQHASVDLGLEEKGLLMLYKSEEAGHEEVEFAHLARQHGLEAEVLSPEGVRKLEPYADMDVLGGVFFPGDAHLNPAKLNAFLVQHLKSKGVKFVTNAKVLDFAFSGRAVKAVVTDKGDYAGDYVVVAAGSWSGEVARKLKISMPMLGGKGYSFLADNTPAIQRPAILTEARVAVTPFGNKVRFGGTMEITDDSDSINLNRVKGIHDSISKYYGGFSCDFPEKKEVWSGLRPCSPDGLPYIGFTERWSNVLFGTGHSMMGISLAPATGKLLTEVLMNRKASVLMDAFSPDRYN, from the coding sequence ATGCGCAGCGTTGTGATAGTTGGCGGCGGCATCATCGGCCTCTTTACCGCTTATTATTTGTCCGAGGAGGGCTTTGAGGTCACCATACTGGACAAAGGCGATTTGTCTAACAGTTGCTCCATAGGCAACGCCGGCATGATCGTGCCCAGCCATATCGTGCCGCTGGCCTCCCCGGGAATCATTACAAAAGGGCTGAAGTGGATGTTCTCCTCCACCAGCCCTTTTTACATTCACCCGAGGCTCGACTTGCGCCTGGCGCAGTGGTGTTTGCTTTTTTACAAAGCGGCAACGAAAAAGCACGTGGCGTACAGCATCCCTTATTTAAAGAACCTGAGTCTGCTCAGCAAGTGTTTATATATGCAGCTGGCGGAACAGCATGCTTCCGTTGACCTGGGCTTGGAGGAGAAAGGACTTCTGATGCTCTATAAATCAGAGGAGGCGGGGCACGAGGAGGTGGAGTTTGCCCATCTTGCCCGCCAGCATGGGCTGGAGGCAGAAGTGCTGTCGCCGGAGGGTGTCCGGAAGCTGGAGCCATACGCAGATATGGACGTGCTGGGTGGCGTGTTCTTTCCTGGGGATGCCCATCTGAACCCTGCCAAATTGAATGCCTTTCTGGTACAGCACCTGAAAAGCAAGGGCGTGAAGTTTGTGACGAATGCCAAGGTGCTCGATTTTGCCTTCTCCGGCAGGGCCGTGAAAGCGGTCGTGACAGACAAAGGAGACTATGCCGGGGATTACGTGGTCGTCGCGGCCGGTTCCTGGTCCGGGGAAGTGGCCCGGAAGCTGAAAATCAGCATGCCGATGCTGGGCGGCAAAGGGTACAGCTTCCTGGCAGACAACACCCCGGCTATCCAACGTCCGGCTATTTTAACTGAGGCCCGGGTGGCGGTGACACCCTTTGGCAACAAAGTGCGCTTTGGAGGCACCATGGAAATAACGGACGACAGCGACTCCATCAACCTGAACCGCGTCAAAGGAATCCACGACTCCATCTCCAAATATTACGGCGGTTTTTCGTGCGATTTCCCGGAGAAGAAGGAGGTGTGGAGCGGCCTGCGGCCCTGCTCGCCGGACGGACTGCCCTATATAGGTTTCACGGAGCGCTGGAGCAACGTGCTTTTCGGAACCGGCCACAGCATGATGGGCATCAGCCTGGCCCCGGCTACAGGCAAGCTGCTGACCGAAGTGCTGATGAACAGGAAAGCATCGGTGCTGATGGATGCCTTCTCACCGGACAGGTACAACTGA
- a CDS encoding S9 family peptidase, whose protein sequence is MSVKKRKPALLLLLLLQLALFSYSGAAQSGGGIVWLKAGNAFAQQEEGNIVKSTLPAQKQEVILAKEKLVPAGKSEPLKLRSFSFSGDEQKLLLYTNTVKVWRLDTKGDYWVYDLQKQTLEQVGANLPASSLMFAKFSPDGKQVAYVSGNNIYVENLESREVKQLTKDGTRKRINGTFDWAYEEEFYCRDGFRWSPDSKAIAFWQLDATDVKDYLLINHTDSIYPSVMPVEYPVAGEAPSPYKIGVVDVATSNLKWMEVPGDPQQHYVPRMEWAANAEELILQQLNRKQNESKLYLCNSTNGQAKQVYAEKDAAWIDIQPAWDSDYRFGGWNWLNGGKEFLWASEKDGWRHLYRISRDGRKETLITKGNYDVMDIVAVNEAAGYIYFLASPDNATQQYLYRVRLNGKGKAERLSPVTQAGTHTYALSPDTKFAYHGFSNYYTKPASEWVSLPGHKALDGSSAVAQAVAQADKSTSSLEFFKVKTSEGVEMDAWMVKPVPFDPNKKYPIVFQVYTEPAGQTVLDQYGIGNNGLYKGNMAEDGYIYVSVDNRGTPAPKGREWRKSIYRKVGRLNIHDQAMAAQEILKLPYVDSSRVAVWGWSGGGSATLNLLFQHPAIYKTGISIAAVANQLTYDNIYQERYMGLPQENLEDFVQGSPITYAKNLRGNLLYIHGTGDDNVHYNNAEQLINELIKHNKQFQVMPYPNRTHSISEGEGTKEHLSTLFTNYLKQHCPPGGRSRNQQ, encoded by the coding sequence ATGTCTGTAAAAAAACGAAAACCGGCGCTGCTCCTGCTGCTCTTGCTGCAACTGGCGCTATTTTCCTATTCGGGCGCTGCGCAAAGTGGCGGAGGAATTGTTTGGCTGAAGGCAGGCAACGCGTTCGCGCAGCAGGAAGAGGGAAATATTGTCAAAAGCACGCTTCCGGCTCAGAAGCAGGAGGTGATACTGGCAAAGGAAAAATTAGTGCCGGCAGGCAAGTCGGAGCCGTTAAAATTGCGAAGCTTTTCTTTTTCCGGGGATGAGCAGAAACTGCTGCTCTATACCAACACCGTGAAAGTGTGGCGCCTCGATACGAAAGGCGATTACTGGGTATATGATCTGCAGAAGCAAACGCTGGAACAGGTTGGCGCAAACCTGCCCGCCTCTTCCCTGATGTTCGCCAAGTTCTCTCCGGACGGAAAGCAGGTGGCGTACGTGAGCGGGAACAATATATATGTGGAGAACCTCGAGAGCAGAGAAGTAAAACAGCTGACGAAAGACGGCACCAGGAAACGCATCAACGGTACGTTCGACTGGGCCTACGAAGAGGAGTTTTACTGCCGCGACGGCTTCCGCTGGAGCCCCGACAGCAAGGCCATCGCTTTCTGGCAGCTAGATGCAACCGACGTGAAGGATTACCTGCTGATCAACCACACCGATTCCATCTATCCTTCGGTCATGCCCGTGGAGTATCCTGTGGCGGGTGAGGCGCCTTCTCCCTATAAAATTGGCGTGGTGGACGTGGCCACCTCAAATCTAAAATGGATGGAGGTGCCAGGCGACCCGCAGCAACACTATGTGCCCCGCATGGAATGGGCGGCAAACGCAGAGGAGTTGATCCTGCAGCAACTCAACCGCAAGCAGAACGAGAGCAAATTGTACCTGTGTAACAGCACCAACGGGCAGGCAAAGCAGGTGTATGCAGAGAAAGACGCCGCCTGGATCGACATTCAGCCTGCCTGGGACAGCGATTACCGGTTTGGTGGCTGGAACTGGCTGAACGGAGGCAAGGAGTTTCTGTGGGCAAGTGAAAAAGACGGCTGGCGGCATTTATACCGTATTAGCCGCGACGGCAGGAAAGAGACGCTCATCACGAAGGGCAATTATGATGTGATGGATATCGTGGCCGTTAATGAGGCAGCGGGCTATATATACTTTCTGGCTTCGCCGGACAATGCGACGCAGCAATACCTCTACCGGGTGCGCCTCAACGGCAAGGGAAAGGCAGAACGGCTGTCGCCCGTAACGCAGGCCGGTACCCACACCTACGCACTCTCTCCCGATACAAAATTTGCCTACCACGGTTTCTCCAACTACTATACAAAACCAGCGTCGGAGTGGGTGTCGCTACCGGGACATAAGGCTTTGGATGGCAGCAGCGCCGTCGCGCAGGCGGTCGCGCAGGCAGACAAGTCAACGTCCTCCTTAGAGTTTTTCAAAGTGAAGACCAGTGAGGGAGTGGAGATGGATGCCTGGATGGTAAAGCCGGTTCCTTTCGATCCTAACAAGAAGTATCCCATCGTTTTTCAGGTATATACCGAGCCCGCAGGCCAGACCGTGCTGGACCAGTATGGAATAGGAAACAATGGCCTGTATAAAGGCAACATGGCCGAAGACGGCTATATCTATGTTTCCGTTGATAACAGGGGAACGCCTGCCCCGAAAGGAAGGGAGTGGCGCAAGAGCATCTACCGGAAAGTAGGCAGGCTCAACATACACGACCAGGCCATGGCCGCGCAGGAAATTCTGAAGCTGCCTTATGTAGACTCCAGCCGGGTGGCCGTATGGGGGTGGAGCGGCGGCGGTTCTGCCACGCTCAACCTGCTGTTCCAGCACCCGGCCATATATAAAACAGGCATCTCCATCGCGGCGGTCGCAAACCAGCTCACCTACGACAACATTTATCAGGAGCGCTATATGGGGCTGCCGCAGGAGAATCTGGAGGATTTCGTGCAGGGTTCGCCTATCACATATGCCAAAAACCTGCGGGGGAACCTGCTCTATATCCACGGCACCGGCGATGACAACGTGCATTACAACAACGCGGAGCAGCTCATCAACGAGCTGATAAAACATAACAAGCAGTTCCAGGTGATGCCTTACCCGAACCGCACCCATAGCATATCGGAAGGGGAAGGCACGAAGGAGCATCTTTCCACTTTATTTACGAACTACCTGAAGCAGCATTGCCCGCCAGGAGGCAGGTCACGAAATCAGCAATAG